Within Nocardioides rotundus, the genomic segment GGCGGGGGGCCGGTCGCGGGGCTGGTCGCCGGCCGCGCCGCACTGAGCGGGCCCGCCGACCTGCTGGCCGTCGTCGCGGTCGACATGCCGTTCCTGACGGCGGACACGTTCGCGCGCCTCACCTCCGCCGCCGAGGATGCCGACGGGGCCTTCCTCGTCTCCGGCGGACGGCGCCACCTGGCCGGCGTACTCCGTCCCGACCGGGTCGACTGGCCGGGTGCTGCCGACGCCCAGGGGATGCCGATGCACCGGCTGCTCGCGCCGCTGCGGCTGGCCGAGGTCGAGGCGTCCGGCGACGAGGCGCGCGACGTCGACACGTGGGCGGACCTCCGCGCGTTGGAGTAGGCCTTGCGACACGCCGGGACCGGCGCGGAGACTGGGCGACGTGGACCTGCACGACTGGATCGACGAGCTCTGCGACGCCCTGGACGTCGACACCGAGGTGGACGAGGGGTTGGTGCTCGACCTCGCCCGGGTCGCCGCGCACAGCGTGGAGCGACGCTCCGCGCCCATCACGACCTACCTGCTCGGGGTGGCCGTGGGAGCCAAGGGCGCGAGCCCCGAGGAGGTCGAGGAGCTGGCCGCGCGGGCGCAGCAGCTCGCCGAGGGCTGGGACCACGCGGCCGGCGAGGACGAGGACGACGTACCCGACGAGGTGCCCGACGACAGCGGCGTCGACCACTCGGGCGACTCCTACGAGAGCTGACACCACCGGGGGAGGCGCACGCGCTCTTGCGGTGGCAGGGTGGAGCCATGCGAGCGGTGACGACGTCCGAGCCCGGCGGCCCCGAGGTCCTCTCCATCGGGGAGGTGCCCGACCCGCAGCCCGGCCCCGGCGAGGTGCTGATCGAGGTGGCCGCGACGGCGGTCAACCGGGCCGACGTACTCCAGCGACAGGGCAACTACCCGCCCCCGCCGGGCGCCTCGGACGTGATCGGCCTCGAGTGCAGCGGCACGATCACGGCGCTCGGGGCCGAGGTCGAGGACTGGTCGATCGGCGACCAGGTGTGCGCGCTCCTCGCCGGCGGAGGGTACGCCGAGCGGGTCGCCGTACCCTCCGGGCAGGTCATGCCGATCCCCGACGGGGTCGACCTGGTCACGGCCGCGGCGCTGCCCGAGGTGTGCTGCACGGTGTGGTCCAACGTCTTCATGGTCGGTCACCTGCAGCCCGGTGAGTCGCTGCTGGTGCACGGCGGCTCGGGCGGGATCGGCAGCTGCGCGATCCAGGTCGCCAAGGCGTACGACGCCCGGGTGCTGGCCACCTGCGGGTCGGCGGAGAAGGCCGAGTTCTGCCGGTCGCTCGGGGCGGATGTGGTCATCAACTACAAGGAGCAGGACTTCGTCGAGGAGGTCGGGCCCGACGGCGTCGACGTCATCTTGGACAACATGGGCGCGAGCTACCTCCAGCGCAACGTGGACGCGCTGGCCACCGCCGGGCGGCTGGTGATCATCGGCATGCAGGGCGGCGTCAAGGGCGAGCTCAACATCGCCAAGCTGCTCGGCAAGCGCGGGGCGGTCATCGCCACCTCGCTGCGCGGACGGCCCCTCGGGGAGAAGGCCGCCATCTGTGCCGCGGTGGTCGAGCACGTGTGGCCGCTGATCGCCGACGGGCGGGTGCGCCCGATCGTGCACGCCACGCTGCCCCTGGAGGAGGTCGGCAGGGCGCACGAGCTGATGGAGTCCAGCGCCCATGCGGGCAAGATCGTCCTGACCGTCGGAAACGTAGGGTGAGACCATGACCGAGCAGCAGCAGCCGTCCGGATCGCAGGAGTCGTCGGGCGGCGACCGGCCCGAGGGCGAGCAGGAGCAGATCCTGATCGTCGGGCCCGACGGGCAGCCGGTGGGCGCGATCCCGGCCTCCGCGCTCGCCCAGGCCTCGGAGGGCTCCGACGGCTCCGACGACGGGGACGACCAGAAGCAGCTCACCGAGCTGGTCGAGCAGCCGGCGAAGGTGATGCGGATCGGCGGGATGATCAAGAACCTGCTCGAGGAGGTGCGCTCCGCGCCGCTCGACGAGGCATCCCGCAACCGGCTCAAGGAGATCCACCAGCGCTCGATCAAGGAGCTCGAGACCGGGCTCGCGCCGGAGCTGGTCGAGGAGCTGGAGCGACTCTCGCTGCCCTTCACCGAGGAGGGCACCCCGAGCGAGGCCGAGCTGCGGATCGCGCAGGCGCAGCTGGTCGGCTGGCTGGAGGGCCTCTTCCACGGGATCCAGACCGCGATCTACGCCCAGCAGATGGCCGCGCGTGCCCAGTTCGAGCAGATCCGGCGCCAGCTCCCGATGGGCGGCCCGGGTCAGCCGGGTCAGCCCGGTCCCGGCCAGGGTCAGCCGGGCCTCCCCGGCCAGGGCCAGCAGCCGGGCGGCCAGGCCGGCCAGGGTGGTCAGCCCGGTCAGGGCGGCCAGTCCCAGGGCCACGACACCGGGGGCATGTACCTCTAGCCCCCCACGCCGAGTCGGCGCTTCTTCACGCCGAGTCGGCGCTACTTCACCTCCAGTCGGCGCTTCTTCACCCGCCGTACCCTCGGGGGCTGATCGCCGCGGCGGCCTGCGACCGGCATCAGGTACGACGGACCCGCGGCGGGGCCGGGGAGCGAAATGCAGGATCCGCGCGCCCAAATCCTGCTTTCTGCTCCCCGCCGACTCGGGGGTGAAGTGGCGCCGACTCGGCAGAAGCAGGGTCAGGGGTGGCGGCGGCGGGTGACCAGGAGGCCGAGGAGGGCGAGGAGGCTGAGGCCGGCGCCGGGGGCGAGCATCCGGGAGAGCGGGGGCTGGTCGGCCACGTCCTGCTGCTCGTAGGCCAGCGGCTCGCGCGGCGGCTCGGGCTCGACGTACACCTCACCGGCGCCGAGCGCGGCCTCGACCCGGCGGGTCGTCTCCGGCGTGGACACGCGGCTGCCCGAGCACGGAGCCGCGGTGTAGCGCCCACCCGACCCGTCAGCGAAGAAGTACCACTCCTCGCCCGCGACCGGCCGGTCCGCCTGCGGCATCGTGACCACCGTGGTGTCCCGGTCGACGCTGCCCTGGTAGATCCGGTCGACCTCGACGCGCACCTGCCGCAGCCGCTCACCCGCCCGGCGGACGGCCTCACTGCTGCCCACGGTCCCGCTGAAGACGACGTCCACCGAGCGCGCGGAGGCCGCCACGCTCTCGCGTTCGCAGGTCGTCGCGTCGACGGCGCCCGCAGGGGCGGCGAGGGGTACGACGGCCAGCACGCCGCCACCGACGAGGGCGGCGGCCGCGACGGCGAAGGGAGTACGGCGGACCCGAGGGCTCGGCATGCCCGCCACCCTAACGGCCGCGGTCAGCCCAGCAGACCCTCGAGGGTGCGGGCCACGCCGTCCTCGTCGTTCGCGGGCACGACGCCGTCAGCCACCGCCAGCACGTCCGCGTGGGCGTTGGCGACCGCGAGGCCGCGGCCGGCCCAGGTCAGCATCGGGATGTCGTTGGGCATGTCGCCGAAGGCCATCACGTCCTCCGGACCGACGCCCAGCTCCGCGGCGACCCGCGCCAGCGTCGTCGCCTTGGTGACGCCCGGCGGCCCGACCTCCACCAGCCCGGGGATGGTCCACGTCGGCGTGGCGCGCTCCCCCAGCGCCTCCGCGACGGCGGACCGGAAGGCGTCGCCGTCGACCACCTCCGCGCCGTCGGGGTGCTGCACCAGCAGCTTCACACCCGGGTCCACCCACACCTCGGCGAGCGGCCCGGCCGGGCTGCCGGACGGGATCGGGTGCGACTCGACGTAGGCCGCGTCCCGCACCAGGCCGGCCGGCGTCTCGACCGCCACCCGCGCGCCGGGTACGGCGGCCCGCACGGCCTCCACGAGCGCCAGCCCGTCGGCCGGCGCGATCCCGGTCACCTCCAGCGGCTCGCCCGTCCCGAGGTCCATCACCACGGCTCCGTTGGAGACGACGGCCAGCCCGTGCAGGCCGGCGAGGCCCCGGAAGTCGGCCATCCAGCGCATCGGCCGCGCGGTCACCAGGACCAGAGGGATGCCCGCGCGATCCAGCCCGGCGATCGCGTCCTGCGTTCGCCGGGACAGGGTGCCGTCGCTGTGCAGGAGTGTCCCGTCGATGTCGGAGGCGACCAGTGCGGGCCTCAGCCGAACCACCGCTCCAGCTCCTCGGCCGCCCCCTGCTCGTGCACGGTGCCCGTGACGTGGTCGGCGGCCGCGCGGACCTCCTCGACGGCCTGGCCCATGGCGACGCCGCGGCCGGCCCAGCGCAGCATCTCGATGTCGTTGCGGCCGTCCCCGATCGCGAGCACGTCGGCGGCGGTCAGCCCGAGCTCGCGCGCGACCCACTCCAGGCCGGAGGCCTTGGAGACGCCGACCGGCGTCAGGTCGAGCCAGGCGGTCCAGCCCACGACGTACTCCGTCCCGTGCAGCCCGAGCCGGGCGGCCAGCGCGACGAAGTCGTCGGCGGTCGCCTCGGGGTCGCGGATCACCACGCGGGAGACGTGGGAGGCGACCAACTCGTCGACGGGCGCCTCGGTGAGCAGCCCGGTGAGCTCGCCCTCGGGGAAGGGCCGGTTCACCCGGTAGCCCCGCCCGCGGTCCTCGACCGCGACCAGCGCCTTCGGGTGCTCGCGCAGCACCGCCTCGACGGCCGGCCGCGCGTCGAAGGTCTCCTCGTGCACGATCTCCGACGGCGGATACCGCAGCAGCACCGCGCCGTTGGCCGCGACGACCCAGAGCCGGCCGGCCTGATCGGGCGCGTCCGGCGTGATCCCCAGCAGGTCCGCGATCGGCGTCATGCCGTGCGGTGAGCGGCCGCTCGCGAGGACGACGTACGCCCCGGCGTCGACGGCCTTCCGCACCGCGGCCTGCAGCCGGGGCGAGACCTTCTCATAGATCTCGTCCTCGCCGTCGACCCACTCCAGCAGGGTGCCGTCGATGTCCAGCGCGACCAGCCGGGGCTGCCAGCCGGGGCTCCCGGGCGGCCGGGACTCGCTCTCAGTCGCCACGGGGCTTCAGCACCTCCTGGCCGCCCATGTAGGGACGCAGCGCCTCCGGCACGGTGACCGAGCCGTCCTCGTTCTGGTAGTTCTCGAGGATCGCCACGATGGTCCGCGGGATCGCGCACAGCGTGCCGTTGAGGGTCGCCACGTTGGTGGTGCCGTGCTCGCCGCGGATCCGGATGTCGAGGCGGCGCGACTGGAAGTCGGTGCAGTTCGAGGTCGAGGTGAGCTCGCGATACCGCCCCTGCGTGGGGATCCACGCCTCGCAGTCGAACTTCCGCTCCGCCGACAGGCCCAGGTCGCCGGCGGCGACGTCGATCACCCGGTAGGCGAGCCCGAGCTTGTCGAGGAACTCCTTCTCCCACGCCAGCAGCCGCTGGTGCTCGGCGTAGGACTCCTCCACCGTCGTGTAGACGAACATCTCCACCTTGTCGAACCAGTGCACCCGGATGATCCCGCGGGTGTCCTTGCCGTGCGAGCCTGCCTCCTTGCGGAAGCACGGGCTGAACGCGGCGTAGCGCAGCGGCAACGATCCGGCGTCGAGGATCTCGTCGGAGTGGTACGCCGCCATCGGGACCTCCGAGGTCCCGACGAGGTAGAGCTCCTCGCCCTCGATCCGGTAGACGTCGTCGGCGGCCTGCCCGAGGAACCCGGTGCCGTCCATCGCCCGCGGCTTGACCAGCGACGGGGCGATCACCTGGGTGAAGCCGGCCTCGCGCGCCTGGTCCATCGCCAGGTTGACCAGCGCCAGCTCCAGCTGCGCGCCGACCCCGGTGAGGAAGTAGAACCGCGAGCCGCTCACCTTCGCGCCCCGCTCGAGGTCGATGGCGCCGAGCATCCGCCCGAGCTCGATGTGGTCGCGCGGCTCGAAGTCGAACTCGCGCGGGGTGCCGACGTGCTCGAGGACGACGAAGTCCTCCTCGCCGCCGGCCGGGGCGTCGTCGGCGGCGACGTTGGGGATCGCCTTGAGGGCGTCCTCCCACTCGGTCTCGGCGGCGTCCTGCTCGGCCTCGGCGGCCTTCACGTCGGCCGCCACCTGCTTGACCTTCGCCAGGAGAGCCTGCTTCTCCTCCCCCTGGGCCTGGGCGACCTGCTTGCCCATCTGCTTCTGCTCCGCGCGCAGCCGCTCGAACGCCGCGATGGCGGTACGGCGAGCCTCGTCGGCCGCGAGCGCCCGGTCCACCGGCTCCGCGGACAGCCCGCGCTTGGCCTGGGCGGCGCGCACGCGGTCGGGGTCGTCTCGGAGCAGGCGGGGATCGATCATGCGGCAAGGCTATCCGCCGTCCCGACCGTCCCGCGGATCGGAACGCCGCGCACGGGGGCGTGGGAGCCCTAGGGTGAGCCCCATGGCCGCCCTGCAGGTTCGGGTCCTCGGCGGGATCGCGTTGGACGTCGACCAGGAGCCCGTGCGTCTGCCGCCGCGGCTGACCCTCCTGTTGGGGCTGCTCACCGCGGGCGGGGACGGCGGCGTCGAGTTCGACGTACTCCTCGAGCAGCTCTACGCCGGCAACCCGCCGCCGACGGCCGACGCGGCGATCCGGGTGCACCTGGCCAAGCTGCGCGACGCCCTGGAGCCCGGCCGCGACCGGGCGGTCTCCACGCGGGTCGCGCGGATGCCCCAGCGCTGGCGGCTGCGGCTGGAGGAGGACGAGTGCGACGCCCGGCTCTTCGCCGCCGAGGCCGGCCAGGGGCGGGCGCTGCTGCGACAGGGCGCACCGGGCGAGGCCGTCTCGATGCTCCGGTCGGCACTGGACCGCTGGGCCGAGCCGTACGCCGGCATGGAGGGCGACGTGGTCGACGCCGAGCGCACCGTGCTGACCCGGCTGCACCGGCAGGCCGCACACGACCTGGCGGCCGCTCACCTGGCCGAC encodes:
- the mobA gene encoding molybdenum cofactor guanylyltransferase codes for the protein MRLAAVVLSGGSARRLDGRDKAAVRVGGVTLLERVLAAVRDAEEVVVVGPPAPAPDPVIFAREDPPGGGPVAGLVAGRAALSGPADLLAVVAVDMPFLTADTFARLTSAAEDADGAFLVSGGRRHLAGVLRPDRVDWPGAADAQGMPMHRLLAPLRLAEVEASGDEARDVDTWADLRALE
- a CDS encoding DUF6457 domain-containing protein codes for the protein MDLHDWIDELCDALDVDTEVDEGLVLDLARVAAHSVERRSAPITTYLLGVAVGAKGASPEEVEELAARAQQLAEGWDHAAGEDEDDVPDEVPDDSGVDHSGDSYES
- a CDS encoding NAD(P)H-quinone oxidoreductase; the protein is MRAVTTSEPGGPEVLSIGEVPDPQPGPGEVLIEVAATAVNRADVLQRQGNYPPPPGASDVIGLECSGTITALGAEVEDWSIGDQVCALLAGGGYAERVAVPSGQVMPIPDGVDLVTAAALPEVCCTVWSNVFMVGHLQPGESLLVHGGSGGIGSCAIQVAKAYDARVLATCGSAEKAEFCRSLGADVVINYKEQDFVEEVGPDGVDVILDNMGASYLQRNVDALATAGRLVIIGMQGGVKGELNIAKLLGKRGAVIATSLRGRPLGEKAAICAAVVEHVWPLIADGRVRPIVHATLPLEEVGRAHELMESSAHAGKIVLTVGNVG
- a CDS encoding bacterial proteasome activator family protein codes for the protein MTEQQQPSGSQESSGGDRPEGEQEQILIVGPDGQPVGAIPASALAQASEGSDGSDDGDDQKQLTELVEQPAKVMRIGGMIKNLLEEVRSAPLDEASRNRLKEIHQRSIKELETGLAPELVEELERLSLPFTEEGTPSEAELRIAQAQLVGWLEGLFHGIQTAIYAQQMAARAQFEQIRRQLPMGGPGQPGQPGPGQGQPGLPGQGQQPGGQAGQGGQPGQGGQSQGHDTGGMYL
- a CDS encoding HAD family hydrolase, giving the protein MVRLRPALVASDIDGTLLHSDGTLSRRTQDAIAGLDRAGIPLVLVTARPMRWMADFRGLAGLHGLAVVSNGAVVMDLGTGEPLEVTGIAPADGLALVEAVRAAVPGARVAVETPAGLVRDAAYVESHPIPSGSPAGPLAEVWVDPGVKLLVQHPDGAEVVDGDAFRSAVAEALGERATPTWTIPGLVEVGPPGVTKATTLARVAAELGVGPEDVMAFGDMPNDIPMLTWAGRGLAVANAHADVLAVADGVVPANDEDGVARTLEGLLG
- a CDS encoding HAD family hydrolase; translation: MATESESRPPGSPGWQPRLVALDIDGTLLEWVDGEDEIYEKVSPRLQAAVRKAVDAGAYVVLASGRSPHGMTPIADLLGITPDAPDQAGRLWVVAANGAVLLRYPPSEIVHEETFDARPAVEAVLREHPKALVAVEDRGRGYRVNRPFPEGELTGLLTEAPVDELVASHVSRVVIRDPEATADDFVALAARLGLHGTEYVVGWTAWLDLTPVGVSKASGLEWVARELGLTAADVLAIGDGRNDIEMLRWAGRGVAMGQAVEEVRAAADHVTGTVHEQGAAEELERWFG
- the serS gene encoding serine--tRNA ligase codes for the protein MIDPRLLRDDPDRVRAAQAKRGLSAEPVDRALAADEARRTAIAAFERLRAEQKQMGKQVAQAQGEEKQALLAKVKQVAADVKAAEAEQDAAETEWEDALKAIPNVAADDAPAGGEEDFVVLEHVGTPREFDFEPRDHIELGRMLGAIDLERGAKVSGSRFYFLTGVGAQLELALVNLAMDQAREAGFTQVIAPSLVKPRAMDGTGFLGQAADDVYRIEGEELYLVGTSEVPMAAYHSDEILDAGSLPLRYAAFSPCFRKEAGSHGKDTRGIIRVHWFDKVEMFVYTTVEESYAEHQRLLAWEKEFLDKLGLAYRVIDVAAGDLGLSAERKFDCEAWIPTQGRYRELTSTSNCTDFQSRRLDIRIRGEHGTTNVATLNGTLCAIPRTIVAILENYQNEDGSVTVPEALRPYMGGQEVLKPRGD